The following coding sequences lie in one Paracidovorax avenae genomic window:
- a CDS encoding diguanylate cyclase domain-containing protein: MPLTGPHFTQPPTALEARAVAQAVMRQIQPGSMQFQVFSLCLLLISVALCLHAGLPRRPDLLPLLALTGLGLSAAIYLAAPGRGQFAFNCSGFMHGVFTALAFRFLADALPNWNFWVLPLCLLLTFTAAIVYTGFWRHLGYNLICWAILTRMGSVDSGEQGQAPLLILLMVIGIGLASSVCFFIDHSRRTNALLTLRLERLANYDALTGMRNRRSFLEAVGSAIAAAAPGDADGGSSAGRIHFALLDIDDFKRINDTLGHGAGDLALQRVASAIMAQCGARPCGRMGGEEFGILLAGMVTAEAETFLDGLVAAVRDSGQDGTATTASIGIATLQGSETLSEFLRRADDALYDAKRAGKNRWCAAHWPPAPACPSGPPVSGKTGRAAAQSPSSTTWFHGTPPSVP, translated from the coding sequence ATGCCCCTGACCGGTCCCCATTTCACCCAGCCGCCCACCGCGCTGGAGGCGCGCGCCGTTGCCCAGGCCGTGATGCGCCAGATCCAGCCGGGCAGCATGCAATTCCAGGTGTTCAGCCTGTGCCTGCTCCTGATCAGCGTGGCGCTGTGCCTGCACGCCGGACTGCCCAGGCGGCCGGACCTGCTGCCGTTGCTGGCGCTGACGGGCCTGGGGCTTTCCGCTGCCATCTACCTGGCCGCGCCCGGGCGCGGCCAGTTCGCCTTCAACTGCAGCGGCTTCATGCACGGCGTCTTCACCGCCCTGGCCTTCCGCTTCCTGGCCGACGCGCTGCCCAACTGGAACTTCTGGGTTCTTCCGCTCTGCCTGCTGCTGACGTTCACGGCCGCCATCGTCTACACGGGCTTCTGGCGCCACCTCGGCTACAACCTCATCTGCTGGGCCATCCTGACCCGCATGGGCTCGGTGGACAGCGGCGAGCAGGGCCAGGCACCGCTGCTCATCCTGCTGATGGTGATCGGCATCGGCCTGGCATCGTCGGTGTGCTTCTTCATCGACCACTCGCGGCGCACGAACGCCCTGCTCACCCTGCGGCTCGAACGGCTCGCCAACTACGACGCACTGACCGGCATGCGCAACCGCCGCTCGTTCCTGGAAGCGGTCGGCTCGGCGATTGCCGCGGCCGCCCCGGGCGACGCCGATGGCGGCAGCAGTGCCGGCAGGATCCACTTCGCGCTGCTCGACATCGACGACTTCAAGCGCATCAACGACACGCTGGGCCACGGAGCCGGCGACCTCGCGCTGCAGCGGGTGGCCAGCGCCATCATGGCCCAGTGCGGCGCCCGCCCCTGCGGGCGCATGGGCGGCGAAGAATTCGGCATCCTGCTGGCCGGCATGGTCACCGCCGAGGCCGAAACCTTCCTGGACGGCCTGGTCGCCGCAGTGCGCGACAGTGGCCAGGACGGCACGGCCACAACCGCCAGCATCGGAATCGCCACCCTGCAGGGCAGCGAGACACTGTCGGAATTCCTGCGGCGTGCGGACGATGCGCTCTACGACGCCAAGCGCGCAGGCAAGAATCGCTGGTGCGCCGCGCACTGGCCGCCGGCACCCGCATGCCCGTCCGGCCCTCCTGTTTCCGGGAAGACCGGCCGGGCGGCGGCTCAGTCTCCCAGTTCCACCACCTGGTTCCACGGCACGCCGCCCAGCGTGCCGTAG
- a CDS encoding TOBE domain-containing protein has translation MPSRAVRPPSPSRNAPMAPAALSDALAHGPADRRVAVLREIGAGGSISQAARVVGVSYKAAWQAVDTLTNLAGVPLVERAVGGAGGGGARLTEAGHALLRTADALAQARAGILANAGASGAQASPSGGQAGQARAVRPAAGLALRTSMRNQWPCMVQALEPMGPVVRVWLRGESAAGQGAKAPEGGLRLCARITRESAELLGLQPGAAVLALCKATAVRVEPAQPVRTTARRVPEEGPSNAWSGRVARLSRGGAQGDEVSAELDAGVRMVGFAEPGSGLRAGRRVVMSVDESAVVLAVVDAV, from the coding sequence ATGCCTTCCCGTGCCGTCCGTCCCCCGAGTCCCTCCCGCAACGCCCCCATGGCGCCGGCCGCCCTGTCCGATGCGCTGGCCCATGGCCCGGCCGACCGGCGGGTGGCGGTGCTGCGCGAGATCGGGGCCGGCGGCTCGATTTCGCAGGCGGCCCGCGTGGTGGGCGTGAGCTACAAGGCCGCCTGGCAGGCGGTGGACACCCTCACCAATCTGGCCGGCGTGCCCCTGGTGGAGCGTGCGGTGGGCGGGGCCGGTGGCGGCGGCGCGCGGCTGACCGAGGCCGGGCACGCGCTGCTGCGCACGGCGGATGCGCTGGCGCAGGCGCGTGCCGGGATACTGGCCAACGCCGGTGCGTCCGGGGCGCAGGCGTCACCCTCGGGGGGGCAGGCCGGCCAGGCCCGCGCCGTGCGTCCGGCCGCGGGCCTGGCGCTGCGTACCAGCATGCGCAACCAGTGGCCCTGCATGGTGCAGGCGCTGGAGCCGATGGGCCCTGTGGTGCGGGTGTGGCTGCGGGGCGAGTCCGCAGCGGGGCAGGGCGCGAAGGCGCCGGAGGGGGGCTTGCGACTGTGTGCCCGCATCACCCGCGAGAGTGCCGAACTGCTCGGCCTGCAGCCGGGCGCCGCGGTGCTGGCGCTGTGCAAGGCCACGGCCGTGCGCGTGGAGCCCGCACAGCCCGTTCGCACCACTGCCCGGCGCGTGCCTGAAGAAGGGCCTTCCAACGCGTGGTCAGGCCGGGTGGCGCGCCTGTCGCGCGGCGGTGCGCAGGGGGACGAGGTATCCGCCGAACTCGATGCCGGCGTCCGCATGGTGGGCTTCGCGGAGCCCGGGTCCGGCCTGCGCGCGGGCCGGCGCGTGGTGATGTCGGTGGACGAGTCGGCCGTCGTCCTGGCGGTGGTGGACGCCGTATAG
- a CDS encoding VCBS domain-containing protein codes for MILRYLDFDYSEDGEGGGTWDAMASVTGEHVDALHAEIAAVLDWAHGRFGSQRGPVEEDGEWDYDLQAVEETSTGQSLRYDEEQRRVVAEPGATGAPRHTVTLSLCGTQAFCEAFRARFGLE; via the coding sequence ATGATCCTGCGTTACCTCGATTTCGACTACAGCGAAGACGGCGAAGGCGGCGGCACCTGGGACGCCATGGCCAGCGTTACCGGGGAGCACGTGGACGCGCTGCATGCGGAAATCGCTGCCGTGCTGGACTGGGCCCATGGGCGGTTCGGCAGCCAGCGCGGCCCCGTCGAAGAAGACGGGGAATGGGATTACGACCTGCAGGCCGTGGAAGAAACCTCCACCGGGCAGTCGCTGCGCTACGACGAGGAGCAGCGCCGCGTGGTGGCCGAGCCGGGCGCCACGGGTGCACCGCGCCACACCGTCACCCTCTCGCTCTGCGGCACGCAGGCCTTCTGCGAGGCATTCCGCGCGCGTTTCGGGCTGGAGTAG
- a CDS encoding DUF6531 domain-containing protein has translation MSGKPAARQGDMTQKGGPIVQGSATVLIGSAGGVACSVCPGGMAVGNPVNPALGAKVLTGADELDFALPGPLPLAWQRVYSSYVNAEHGAACGLLGYGWKLPLELRLRLESDRVVLFDASGRAITFEEELLPGQALYSSSEDLWLLRGGGVAADTPAITASTPEASTSTVPSSTPAELLAWAQQPRWSHIPAVLRADPGCVIAVPGAGGAGAPAWMFLPAGISGDHVLHAVIDRFGRSQRYQWGVEGEQQGRVVGITDGTGRRNALHYERIAQDAGTAQTSAHPLLQHDDGVRLVGVDCTLNPLDPGVVPGTAPRPQPLVGYRYDSAGNLAEVLGADGTVLRRFGYDALHRMTEHQVRQGPKHRYVYEDQTAQGRRQGLAARPGARVAEQHNEEGLSYFFAYSEAPASAGEGPAALARSSTVVCDSLGRTTAYHFEGEGGLKRLVRLVAPDGAEQGFRYDSAGRRLSATDALGRTTWWRYDGAGRLLGVQGPDGRSTQQHWGAAGSAQDGLLLASQDAAGLRTDFRYDAWGRLVEVAMAPAGGGATDTPSLTTRFEYEQPQEDAASGTVGFPLHTLAWCDQPVAMIDAQGGRSLYAYNACGQLARHTDCSGRSQSWRHGAWGEVVEATDALGQRTRLHHAMQQGALRLVGVQQPGNTAVRYRWSSAGMLEATTYGTHDVLEGTGEPAGTSTTVAYRHDLWGRVVEQMQAGRGVQLRYDVAGRLQELVNENGDVTRFVHDAADRLVQEVGFDGRSQVYGYDAAGQLTHTGDGHGEGHHPGAAARPELGAVVRTRLHYDLGGRLVARVVVRLPAAGALAGAGVGVGGDAAVEATDNPAAEPHAVLQIQRFEHTPAGTLLQTRTWEAELPHGFEPMALPMALSAGSALPGAATDRPMPLAERWLALETQALLSLLDRPGDPAQAPLAAALQAQRLQPDARVALARDAFGRVCGETQTLYRQATQPQAPHAGGEPPVEFEHTITHTLGPLGQRTATQAQGLGTLQWLAYGSGHVHGLLLDGQPLVDWERDAMHREVGRTLHVLEGQDNADLPAIVHARQLDPMGRMLHQDWRGLRHAAPVVPADPANASDTGPSSAAGRIAPALGPLSTLAQRRYWYDPLGQLVGVQTPGEATRYAYDAWQRLSGLHRAGQGSPEVQAHWTLDAAGNRLPAPLEARAAGPSSAERQDWARQVRENLHDADFDLLRAGDGPGEGAGPVTRWPGNRIGWNTPEPDADGTSSDGSDGSDGSDGKGILIRYRYDAFGNRVQALHTDGRAQRLRYDALHRLREVWQREAAGGAWQRVACYRYDPFGRRLAKTVFGHGNSHNAAASDSAIATYAGWDGDRLVHNEGPQGLQHVLYEPGSFAPLLRLEREQAIPTAMQAMLAMEGSEGKDDVGHADGLGEAQAFFAALPPSQRGMLQDALHGAMGPDREALIARMQGMLPAEVATLLASGLQEVGRRRQSAARSAPTRIRHFLCDHLGTPIALVDANGPQAGLVTWAATYHAWGTVREEYDPHGIGQPIRFQGQHLDAETGLHYNRFRYYDPLLGQYVTQDPIGLEGGLHSSIYPLSPTTEIDPLGLLASSTVDMNFFPHNEPIRSAANKIRGSDTLYLIAGHGNRHGLHDEHGKLIPVDKLAQMIRRDPNYKPGMPIALLSCNTGWKNSAYAQGLANAMKAIVVAPDQYVWYDLQTGRMTEMGGNIITTHSFGFEFQKLVKDPSRPGKYNAFFPERASQPQL, from the coding sequence ATGAGCGGCAAACCCGCGGCCCGGCAGGGCGACATGACGCAAAAGGGAGGCCCGATCGTCCAGGGCTCGGCGACGGTGCTGATCGGCTCGGCCGGGGGCGTGGCGTGCTCGGTGTGCCCCGGTGGCATGGCGGTGGGCAACCCGGTGAACCCGGCGCTGGGCGCGAAGGTGCTGACGGGGGCGGATGAACTGGACTTCGCGCTGCCCGGGCCGCTGCCGCTGGCGTGGCAGCGGGTGTACAGCAGCTATGTGAATGCGGAGCATGGCGCGGCATGTGGGTTGCTGGGGTATGGCTGGAAGCTGCCGCTGGAACTGCGGTTGCGGCTGGAGTCGGACCGGGTGGTGCTCTTCGATGCCTCGGGGCGGGCGATCACGTTCGAGGAGGAGTTGCTGCCGGGGCAGGCTCTGTACAGCAGCAGCGAGGACCTGTGGCTGTTGCGGGGCGGTGGCGTGGCAGCCGACACTCCAGCCATCACAGCCTCCACCCCGGAGGCATCCACCTCCACAGTCCCATCTTCCACACCGGCCGAACTGCTGGCGTGGGCGCAGCAACCCCGGTGGTCGCATATACCGGCAGTGCTGCGTGCGGACCCGGGATGCGTGATCGCCGTGCCGGGCGCGGGCGGGGCAGGCGCTCCGGCCTGGATGTTCCTGCCGGCGGGCATATCGGGTGACCATGTCCTGCACGCCGTGATCGACCGCTTCGGCCGCAGCCAGCGCTACCAGTGGGGCGTGGAAGGTGAACAGCAGGGCCGTGTCGTAGGCATCACCGATGGCACCGGGCGCCGCAATGCACTGCATTACGAGCGCATTGCGCAGGATGCCGGGACAGCACAGACAAGTGCCCATCCCCTGCTGCAACACGACGACGGCGTAAGGCTGGTGGGCGTGGACTGCACGCTCAACCCGCTCGACCCGGGCGTGGTACCCGGCACCGCACCACGCCCACAACCCCTGGTGGGCTACCGCTACGACAGCGCAGGCAACCTGGCCGAGGTCCTGGGTGCGGACGGCACCGTGCTGCGCCGCTTCGGCTACGACGCGCTGCACCGCATGACGGAGCACCAGGTGCGCCAGGGCCCGAAGCACCGCTACGTCTATGAGGACCAGACCGCGCAGGGCCGTCGCCAGGGGTTGGCGGCCCGCCCGGGCGCCCGCGTGGCCGAGCAGCACAACGAAGAGGGGCTGTCGTACTTCTTCGCGTACAGCGAAGCGCCTGCCAGTGCCGGCGAAGGTCCGGCGGCCCTGGCGCGCAGCAGCACGGTGGTGTGTGACAGCCTGGGTCGCACGACGGCTTACCACTTCGAGGGTGAAGGCGGCCTCAAGCGACTGGTGCGCCTGGTGGCCCCGGATGGGGCCGAACAAGGATTCCGATACGACAGCGCCGGCCGGCGTCTCTCGGCCACCGATGCGCTGGGCCGCACCACGTGGTGGCGCTACGACGGCGCGGGCCGGCTGCTGGGCGTGCAGGGCCCGGATGGCCGGAGCACGCAACAGCACTGGGGCGCGGCGGGCAGCGCGCAGGACGGTCTGCTGCTGGCCAGCCAGGACGCAGCAGGGCTGCGCACGGACTTCCGCTACGACGCCTGGGGCCGACTGGTGGAGGTGGCGATGGCTCCAGCCGGGGGCGGAGCGACCGACACCCCATCCCTCACCACCCGCTTCGAATACGAACAACCCCAGGAAGATGCCGCTAGCGGCACCGTAGGCTTCCCTCTCCACACGCTCGCCTGGTGCGACCAGCCCGTGGCGATGATCGATGCCCAGGGCGGGCGCAGCCTCTACGCCTACAACGCCTGCGGCCAGCTCGCGCGGCACACCGACTGCTCCGGCCGCAGCCAGTCCTGGCGCCACGGCGCCTGGGGCGAGGTAGTGGAGGCGACGGACGCGCTGGGCCAGCGCACCCGGCTGCACCACGCGATGCAGCAAGGCGCACTGCGGCTGGTGGGCGTGCAGCAGCCGGGCAACACGGCGGTGCGCTACCGCTGGTCGTCCGCCGGCATGCTGGAGGCGACCACCTACGGCACGCACGACGTGCTGGAAGGCACGGGCGAGCCCGCGGGCACCAGCACGACGGTCGCCTACCGGCACGACCTCTGGGGCCGGGTGGTGGAGCAGATGCAGGCGGGCCGGGGCGTGCAGCTGCGCTACGACGTGGCCGGGCGGCTGCAGGAGCTCGTCAACGAGAACGGCGACGTGACGCGCTTCGTGCACGATGCGGCCGACCGGCTGGTGCAGGAAGTGGGCTTCGACGGGCGCAGCCAGGTGTATGGCTACGACGCGGCGGGCCAGCTCACGCACACGGGCGACGGGCATGGCGAAGGCCACCATCCGGGCGCGGCGGCACGGCCGGAACTGGGGGCGGTGGTCCGCACGCGGCTGCACTACGACCTGGGTGGCCGGCTGGTGGCGCGCGTGGTCGTGCGGCTGCCGGCAGCGGGTGCATTGGCCGGTGCTGGTGTCGGCGTTGGAGGCGATGCCGCAGTCGAGGCCACCGACAACCCCGCGGCTGAACCGCACGCCGTGCTGCAGATCCAGCGCTTCGAGCACACCCCGGCCGGAACACTGCTGCAGACGCGGACTTGGGAAGCCGAGTTGCCGCACGGGTTCGAGCCCATGGCCCTGCCGATGGCCTTGTCTGCCGGCTCCGCTCTCCCTGGCGCTGCAACGGACCGTCCCATGCCCCTGGCCGAACGCTGGCTGGCGCTGGAAACGCAGGCACTGTTGTCCTTGCTGGACCGCCCCGGCGATCCCGCCCAGGCCCCGCTGGCCGCCGCGCTGCAGGCGCAGCGGCTGCAACCCGATGCCCGCGTGGCGCTGGCACGCGATGCCTTCGGGCGCGTGTGCGGAGAGACGCAGACGCTGTACCGGCAGGCCACGCAGCCGCAGGCACCCCATGCCGGTGGCGAGCCGCCCGTGGAGTTCGAGCACACGATCACCCACACCCTGGGCCCGCTGGGCCAGCGCACGGCCACGCAGGCGCAAGGCCTGGGCACGCTGCAGTGGCTGGCCTACGGATCGGGCCACGTACACGGGCTGCTGCTGGACGGCCAGCCGCTGGTGGACTGGGAGCGCGATGCGATGCACCGCGAGGTGGGGCGCACGCTGCACGTGCTCGAAGGCCAGGACAACGCAGACCTGCCGGCGATCGTGCATGCGCGCCAACTCGACCCGATGGGCCGCATGCTGCACCAGGACTGGCGGGGCCTGCGCCATGCGGCGCCGGTGGTTCCTGCGGACCCGGCCAACGCATCCGATACGGGCCCTTCGTCGGCTGCGGGCCGCATCGCCCCGGCCCTGGGGCCCCTCTCCACGCTCGCCCAGCGCCGCTACTGGTATGACCCGCTGGGCCAACTGGTGGGGGTGCAGACGCCGGGCGAGGCCACGCGCTACGCCTACGACGCCTGGCAGCGCCTGAGCGGGCTGCACCGCGCAGGCCAGGGCTCGCCGGAAGTGCAGGCGCACTGGACGCTGGACGCGGCGGGCAACCGCCTGCCCGCGCCCCTGGAGGCTCGCGCGGCCGGGCCCTCCAGCGCCGAGCGGCAGGACTGGGCGCGGCAGGTGCGCGAGAACCTGCACGATGCGGACTTCGACCTGCTGCGCGCGGGCGACGGGCCTGGCGAGGGTGCAGGCCCGGTCACGCGCTGGCCGGGCAACCGCATCGGATGGAACACGCCCGAGCCGGATGCCGATGGCACCAGCAGCGATGGCAGCGACGGCAGCGACGGCAGCGACGGCAAGGGCATCCTGATCCGCTACCGCTACGACGCCTTCGGCAACCGGGTGCAGGCGCTGCACACCGACGGCCGGGCGCAGCGGCTGCGCTACGACGCGCTGCACCGGCTGCGCGAGGTCTGGCAGCGCGAGGCAGCCGGTGGCGCCTGGCAGCGGGTGGCCTGCTACCGCTACGACCCCTTCGGGCGGCGGCTCGCAAAGACCGTCTTCGGCCATGGCAACAGCCACAACGCAGCCGCATCGGATTCCGCAATCGCCACCTACGCCGGCTGGGACGGCGACCGCCTCGTGCACAACGAAGGCCCGCAGGGGCTGCAGCACGTGCTCTACGAGCCCGGCTCCTTCGCGCCGCTGCTGCGCCTGGAGCGCGAGCAGGCCATTCCCACGGCCATGCAGGCCATGCTCGCCATGGAGGGAAGCGAAGGAAAGGACGATGTCGGCCACGCCGATGGCCTGGGCGAAGCGCAGGCGTTCTTCGCGGCGCTGCCGCCATCGCAGCGCGGCATGCTGCAGGACGCCCTGCACGGCGCGATGGGGCCGGACCGCGAGGCACTGATCGCGCGCATGCAGGGCATGCTCCCCGCCGAGGTGGCCACGCTGCTGGCATCCGGACTGCAGGAGGTCGGCAGGCGCCGGCAGTCCGCCGCCCGGTCCGCGCCCACACGCATACGCCATTTCCTGTGCGACCACCTGGGCACACCCATCGCTTTGGTGGACGCCAACGGCCCGCAGGCGGGCCTGGTCACCTGGGCCGCGACCTATCACGCCTGGGGCACCGTGCGCGAGGAATACGACCCGCACGGCATCGGCCAGCCCATCCGCTTCCAGGGCCAGCACCTCGATGCCGAGACAGGGCTGCACTACAACCGGTTCCGGTACTACGACCCCCTGTTGGGGCAGTATGTAACCCAGGATCCGATAGGGCTGGAAGGTGGATTGCATTCGTCGATCTACCCGCTGTCTCCAACAACGGAAATCGATCCGCTCGGCCTGTTGGCATCGTCAACGGTCGATATGAATTTCTTTCCACACAATGAACCCATCCGGTCCGCCGCAAACAAGATCCGTGGTTCCGACACCCTGTACCTCATCGCCGGGCACGGAAACAGGCATGGTCTGCATGACGAACATGGCAAACTCATCCCGGTTGACAAGCTGGCTCAGATGATCCGCCGCGATCCGAATTACAAGCCGGGCATGCCCATCGCATTGCTTTCCTGCAATACCGGATGGAAGAACAGTGCCTACGCACAGGGGCTGGCCAACGCCATGAAGGCGATTGTCGTGGCACCAGACCAATACGTCTGGTACGACCTACAAACAGGGCGCATGACGGAAATGGGGGGGAACATCATCACCACGCATAGTTTCGGCTTCGAATTCCAGAAGTTGGTGAAAGACCCGTCCCGGCCAGGCAAATACAACGCGTTCTTTCCGGAGCGTGCCTCACAGCCCCAGCTTTGA
- a CDS encoding ATP-binding cassette domain-containing protein, whose translation MTVPPSDPPRAAAPSAMPVLWESLGLRHTPPGAAGPLFEGMDLRIGPGATLLRGGDGRGKTTLLRIIAGALRPQAGRVSASGGSIFWADPRGDGPELPGEQETPVDWWAGQARRWPDWSAQALALHIEGFGLAGHAGKRMEQLSTGTRRKVLLAAGFASGAALVLVDEPVAGLDRPSVEYLRRCLSEAVACTASAGSRHGTAVVVAHYGTLGGVPWNQVVELGD comes from the coding sequence ATGACCGTCCCTCCGTCCGACCCGCCCCGAGCCGCCGCCCCGTCCGCCATGCCCGTCCTGTGGGAAAGCCTGGGCCTGCGCCATACACCGCCGGGTGCTGCCGGGCCGCTCTTCGAAGGCATGGACCTGCGCATCGGGCCGGGCGCCACGCTGCTGCGGGGCGGCGACGGCCGCGGCAAGACCACCCTGCTGCGGATCATCGCGGGTGCGCTGCGTCCACAGGCAGGGCGCGTGTCGGCGAGCGGCGGCAGTATTTTCTGGGCCGATCCCCGGGGCGATGGGCCGGAACTGCCCGGCGAACAAGAGACACCGGTGGATTGGTGGGCCGGGCAGGCACGGCGCTGGCCGGACTGGAGCGCGCAGGCGCTGGCGCTGCACATCGAGGGTTTCGGCCTGGCCGGGCATGCGGGCAAGCGGATGGAGCAACTGTCCACCGGGACGCGCCGCAAGGTCCTGCTGGCAGCCGGTTTCGCCAGCGGCGCGGCGCTCGTGCTGGTGGACGAGCCGGTCGCGGGGCTGGACCGCCCGTCCGTGGAATACCTGCGCCGATGTCTCTCGGAAGCCGTGGCCTGCACTGCATCCGCGGGCTCTCGCCATGGCACCGCCGTGGTGGTGGCGCACTACGGCACGCTGGGCGGCGTGCCGTGGAACCAGGTGGTGGAACTGGGAGACTGA
- the modB gene encoding molybdate ABC transporter permease subunit — protein MPLSSEDLAAIGLTLRLAGLTTLLLLVLCTPLAWWLARTRSRWRGPVSAVVALPLVLPPTVIGFYLLLLLGPHGAVGRLMQSLGLATLPFTFGGLLVGSLVYSLPFAVQPLQRAFEAVGDRPMEAAALLGAGPLDRFFTVALPLARSGFLTAGVLSFAHTVGEFGVVLMLGGNIPGVTRVVSVQIYDHVEALEYVQAHWLAGAMVAFSFAVLLALHALQPARRRA, from the coding sequence ATGCCGCTGTCGTCCGAAGACCTCGCCGCCATCGGGCTGACGCTGCGGCTGGCGGGACTCACCACGCTGCTGTTGCTCGTGCTGTGCACGCCGCTCGCGTGGTGGCTGGCACGCACGCGCTCGCGATGGCGCGGCCCGGTGTCCGCCGTGGTGGCGCTGCCGCTGGTGCTGCCGCCCACGGTGATCGGCTTCTACCTGTTGCTGCTGCTCGGGCCGCACGGGGCGGTCGGCCGGCTGATGCAGTCGCTGGGACTGGCCACGCTGCCGTTCACCTTCGGCGGGCTGCTGGTGGGCTCGCTCGTGTATTCCCTGCCCTTCGCCGTGCAACCCCTGCAGCGCGCGTTCGAGGCCGTGGGCGACCGACCGATGGAGGCCGCGGCGCTGCTGGGTGCGGGGCCGCTGGACCGGTTCTTCACCGTGGCGCTGCCGCTGGCGCGGAGCGGCTTCCTGACCGCGGGGGTGCTGAGCTTCGCCCACACGGTGGGTGAGTTCGGCGTGGTGCTCATGCTGGGCGGAAATATTCCCGGGGTGACGCGCGTGGTATCGGTGCAGATTTATGACCACGTGGAAGCGCTGGAGTACGTCCAGGCCCACTGGCTCGCGGGCGCCATGGTGGCCTTCTCGTTCGCGGTGCTGCTGGCGCTGCATGCCCTGCAGCCCGCGCGGAGGCGCGCATGA
- the modA gene encoding molybdate ABC transporter substrate-binding protein, whose amino-acid sequence MPPSSVFRPAARNRARVGALLATAVLTLACTTARAGEVPVAVAANFTAPMQKIAAAFEQDTGHKAVLSFGATGKFYAQIRNGAPFQVFLAADDTTPRRVESEGLGVQGSRFTYAVGRLVLWSPRENYVDSQGQVLRTGDFTHLSIANPKLAPYGLAAVQTLEKLGLSDALKPRLVTGENIAQAYQFVASGNAQLGFVALSQVMEDGRIAKGSAWQVPDAMHEPIRQDAVLLATGKDNAAATALMQYLRGDKAREIIRRYGYGF is encoded by the coding sequence ATGCCTCCCTCGTCCGTCTTCCGCCCTGCCGCCCGCAACCGCGCCCGTGTGGGCGCCCTGCTGGCCACCGCGGTCCTCACCCTGGCCTGCACCACCGCCCGCGCGGGCGAGGTGCCGGTGGCCGTGGCGGCGAACTTCACGGCACCGATGCAGAAGATCGCCGCCGCGTTCGAGCAGGACACGGGCCACAAGGCGGTGCTGTCGTTCGGCGCGACCGGCAAGTTCTACGCCCAGATCCGCAACGGCGCGCCGTTCCAGGTCTTCCTGGCGGCGGACGACACCACGCCCCGGCGCGTGGAGAGCGAAGGCCTGGGCGTGCAGGGCTCGCGCTTCACCTATGCCGTCGGCAGGCTCGTGCTGTGGAGCCCCCGCGAGAACTACGTGGACAGCCAGGGGCAGGTGCTGCGCACGGGTGACTTCACGCACCTGTCGATCGCCAACCCCAAGCTGGCGCCCTACGGCCTGGCCGCCGTGCAGACGCTGGAGAAATTGGGTCTCTCCGATGCGCTCAAGCCCCGGCTGGTGACGGGCGAGAACATCGCCCAGGCCTACCAGTTCGTGGCCAGCGGCAATGCGCAGCTGGGCTTCGTCGCGCTGTCGCAGGTAATGGAGGACGGCCGCATCGCCAAGGGCTCGGCCTGGCAGGTGCCGGATGCGATGCACGAACCCATCCGCCAGGATGCGGTGCTGCTCGCCACCGGCAAGGACAACGCGGCTGCCACGGCGCTGATGCAGTACCTGCGCGGCGACAAGGCGCGCGAGATCATCCGCCGCTACGGCTACGGCTTCTGA